The window ACAAATAACTTTTCCATagaaataacatgtcaatctataTATCCAACCATAtcttttcaataaaataaaatacactAGGGTTCCACAAATCAAACAAACAAGGGTTGTAATTGCAAATTtctaatacatgcaagattcatatctaatcaaatcaaacaaggatTCCCCAAATCTTTGAGATACCATATTTTGTATGGATAGAAAGAAGGGATCGGAGGAGAGTACCTTCTAGGATGGATTGGTGAAGAAATGCACGGACCAAATCGTCGGATCTGAAGGATttgggagaggggattgagagggggagaggaggaaGCCGCCGGCGCTGTTCTGTAACTCCTGGAACGaatgggtggggtggggggagggggagcggGCGGCTGGCATCTAAGTCACAGTGCAACTCCTaagggctaggcgctgcacattacatgtgtggCGCCTACCTCGTAGGCGCTGCACTGCTGGGTCCGGGGCCgagggctgccacggtggactgGTGTGCAACGCCccagagctaggcgctgcaccgttgGGTGTGGCaccggcgtggcgggcgctgcACAAAAAGGTCAGGgaagtgaaatagtttcacgggcagTCCATTTTGTGAATTGATTTCGTTccgaggtcaaaattgtcaaatttgcctaTCTTTCACTATACTCAGCGAAAATTTCAGAATAAATTATCCTTGGAAATTTCAAACCAAATACTTAAAATACATCCATAGACCCATGGACAGATTCAGCCTTGAAGTTACTTTAAAACGCCGCGCAAAATAGTAACTCATGCCTGAAACTGTAGTCTGACGAAGACAGACAGTAACTTCAGATAGGAATATCTCCTAGAATATCTGAtgaaaaattgcaaataaatatTCGTTCGAGAGGTCTTGAAAAGATATACAACTTTTAATTTAATGGTCTGGTCATATTCAACACCTAAAACCCTCAAAACGCAATCGATCAGTTACTGCACGCACTGCAAACAGAGTTGTGCAAAACGGACTTGCGAAAACAAACAACAATAATGGAAGGATTACTTCACTTCATACCTACAACAGATCACGCCCCTGCCTTCTCTATTTCGCTCTTTCTATCTCTTCCCTGCAGCAAACCTGTTAAACTTTTTTTGCTGAACTACTATCATAATTCCTTCTAGTGAATCGCATTACAACAATATAAACCAACTGTTTTTCGACACACTTCAAACTTTTTTCTCAACACACATCGAACGGACAAAATTCCTTCTAGTGTACTGTTCGTACAAACAACCTAAAGTGCAGAGCACACAGGATAAATGTTCTAAAGTAATCTAAGCTATAATAATTAGCAAGAAAGAGCTACCTACAAATGACCATGAAACAAAGAAAAAATGGTGCTGCAGTGCACTGAGTCTTTTTAGCAAACACATGGCGTGCACCTCGCGAGCTGGTGGTTGAAGTAGATGAGGGCAGAGCAGCACTGAACTGCACGCAGCCTGGGCAACGACCATCAAACTGCAGCCTAGGAGGAGCAGGTGCTCCGGCCAGGTGAAGAAGAGTGTCGGGGAGGAGAGGAACCGGCTCCCGTCGGCTCACCTGTGATTGAGAGGCGAAGCAGACGGTTTGGAACTGTCTTTTGCCGTCGCCGGAGCACTGTACGTTGGCCCAGAGAGGAGGGAGGGTTGGTAGCATCGCTGGAAGAGGAACACGCGGGGGCTGGGCTGATGGTGGAGGACGACGGCGTCGTGTCGTGGCGAGAGAGAGGGGTTGGGGTAAGGTGCGGCACCGGCATCGAGTGTTGCCAGTGGTGGAAAGCCGCAGGGGTGGGGAAGGCGCACGGCGGAGGGGCGTTGGCGCCGCGCGGCGGCGTGTTGGAGGCCGGCTGCGGTAGTTACCCCACGTATCTCATATACTACCGTGTGATACCACCTGGTGGTAGTTAGCTCACATATCTCGTATAATACCATGTGgtattatatattctattttattattttaaatatgttcatatactatatctAAAATATTTTAAAGCAagttacatgaaaaaattgcatatgagctcatagtttttgttatatttgtgaaatacgtacatatttgtacTTAAAAAAGCATACTCAAAACATGGTACATACTACCTAAaaattagtatatatactacctaatcattgttatatactacatacacACGCACATACTCTCGGTTTTGatagatactacatacaacatacaaaacaCAAGTGGTGATAACTATCACTGTTTGTAGGAAACATTTGTCTCATATATATGTCAGACTGGACTATTCTGATAGAATATTATTCTGTTACGCTGGCCCGATCCCGAACCCCAGAAGCAGCCCAAGTAAAAAAACACCCCGGCCCGACCGCAGTCGTCCCCGACCTCCCCGATCCCCAATCCCTCGCTGCACCCCGCGCCGCCGCGTCTCTAGGCCACCTCCGCCGCGCCCCCAGGCCCCCGCCACCGCACCCCCaggcccccgccgccgcgccccagGCCCCGGTCGCCGCGCCCCCAGGCTCCCGCCGCCGCACCCCCaggcccccgccgccgcgccgcgttGCTACCTCAGCTGCGACCCCAGGCCCCGGCCGCCGCGCCGCCAGGCCGCCTCCGCCGTGCCACCAGGCCAAGGCCGCCGCACTACCAGGGCACCTCCACCGCGCCGCCTACCTTCCTCGGCTGCGCTGTCAGGCCCTACCTCGCCGCCGCGATACTCCACCGGCGTCCCACCGTGCCACGCTGCTCTAGCCGGCCTTCCACCTTGCTGAGCTTCCCCAGCCCCCCTCGCACTGCGATGCCGCCCCACGTCGTTCACAGCCGCTACCCCAGCCCGTTCACCACTGCCAATCAATGCCGTTCAACGAGGGGGCGTTCAACAAAAGCAATGGTCAGAACTCAAaaattttcctctcgttttcttCCGCCTCTGtagttttctttttttattttgggGACTGAGTGAGTGCATTTCACCAAGGCATTCCATGTGCTGATGTGTATGCTTGCTTAGCACAAATTTCGTAAACTGCCAATTTATTTTGAATTGAACTGATGTTGCTCTTGAATCAGACCTTCAATGATCCGGTAGCCGGCGTCCGTCCTACTCCATCGCCTTTGGTCTTTTTCCAGTTTGAGACAGTGAGAGCCGCCTGGGGCGACTCGCCGGAGACCACGCTGCACCATCCACAGCCTCCACAAGTACGTCTTCCTACCACCCCCCGATGGTAGCTTTTCTCCACCATGAGAAGGTCCATCTTCTCATCACCTATCCGTCCCCATACATGCTAAAAATATATATGGCAAAGTCGATGCTATTTTTCATCCATTTTCTGAAGAAAACCGAACTTGGTCAGAGTAACTGAAGAACACAACTTTAGTTGATGATTGCGGGTTGTCTGTGTGCTTTGATTGGTCTCATTTCGAAGATCTTTGGTTAGTGTATGACATGGTTGCTGCAGATATCCAAATAAGTAGACACAAAATTTGCATGAAATAGAATTGTGGCAGCGTTTTCCAATAATCTGTTAGTTCTTGAGTATGTGTAATGTTGCCATTTTACGGTGCATTTGTTTACCTGTGCTTTAGAGCGACTACTCCAAAAAAGAGCCACAGGAATGTGCTGCCCTCAGTCCTCTCTCGACAAATCGAGCAGTGCAGGTTCTCCGGTGTGCCAAGTATGCAAAAATGTGGATAACTTCATTCCAGTAAAAACATGCATCTGCGTATTTCATCTATAAGGGTCCAGGACGGGAGTCTAGTTGTTTATTCTTATGCTTGGAGAACTTCTTCAGTTTGCATGGGAGAACTTATTCTATTCCTGTTGCTCGCAAGATGTTTGTTGATATGCCTAGAAGAACTGAAATAACTTTTGTGATGTTTCTTTGTTGTTAAATAAAAGCTAACTTTTATGCACATGTCGACTATAAAACATTTGCTATGGAGCAGTACACGTATTTAAACTTTTATGTGGACTATAAACATTTGCTATAGTTCACCTTCAAAAACTTTATAAGTACAGAGATATCACCTAGATGTAACACATTTGCTTTGGAGGCTCACAAGGGCAGTAAACTGGCATGTTGATGTTGTATGTGCATGGTGGGGGCCTCCTTCCTGTTGTTATTTGCTCCATATTGAGAATTGTTTTCTAAAAGTTAATGGGATGGCTGCAGTTAGGAGATAATGCTAGCAAGTTCAAACTCTCTTGAATGGATTGATCATAGTGCAATTAGGAGAAGTGATGTTATGAATTTGTTGTATGCTATATCAGTGTGTATTACAAAAAAGTTCTATTTGTGTTAAATAAACAGTTCGGCAGTAGATTATATAGTAAATTCACTAAACCGGGATTTGGCAAGCAGTTTTGTAAAAAGGTTTATGATGATTTGCTCCGACGTGATTTTTTGTGTCTATTTTGGCAGCCCAACAAGATGAACCATACACACGAGGAACCTCCCGAGCGCAGCAACTCCTCCGTCCAAGTCGAGCGCTGGGCGCCGTCCAGGTCGAGCACTGGGTGCCGTCCAAGTTAAGTCATCCAACAGCGGGAGAGCGAGCTTTGCTCCGGGGCAGCCCATCCTAGACGCGCAGCTGCTCTGCTTTCCACACGAATTTAGTACATaatactctctctctctcaattTATTCAAACCTATAGCATGGACACAGTTTGTATGAAAAATACCTCTCTCAAGTTCTAATTTGTTGTACAGATGCCTTCAGAAATTAACAAAATATAAATTATTATTTGTTCCTTGTTATATGACAGGATTGGATTGGGTTGTAGTGCATGTCAGGCTCTATTGATCTCCGTCCATGAGTGGTGCTGCCTCGTGTCCGATCGACGGCGTCCATGAGCGCGAGCAGCCCGTATCCGGCGGCAAGATGAAGGTCACCCGTGAACCATGCTTCCCCTAATCACCTCCACCTTGTGTGAATTCACTGCTGAGAATAAGCACAAGCACCTACAGTCCCCCCGGTGGTCTCCTTGGCCGCACTTGGCCACGAGCTCGTCCACCATGGTGACTGGCAGCCGTCCAAGTGGAATGCAGACATCAGTACAAGCAGAACTAGTTCGTATAAACTGACTGGCATGTATAATTAGGGGATCCAATGTTGAAAAGTTCAATTAAGCTGTGTGTGCAAATTCAAAGAATTATTGTAGGAAAGTTTAGAAGTTTGGTTTCGTGAGGAAAATGTATGGTTTTCTATCAGTATTTGGTATGATTCATTTGCCTCGGGTGCAACCCAAAACTAGACAAAAATTAATTCTGTTTACTTCCTGTAATGCTCTCTCGACCCTACTGTCTGTTTTGGTTGATAAATAACTATAGACAAAAAATCTTGTACAGGGAAAGTTCTTGCATTACTGCCAGGCAAGTTCGAAAAATAAACCACACAAGTTCGAAAGGACTTCATCAGTACAAACTCGAGTGGACATGTATTACCGTCCAAAGCAAGTTCAAAAGGATTCACATCAGTACAAACTCGAGAGGGCATGTATTACCGTCCAGAGTACATTCTTTAATTTACCAAGAAGTTCATGTATTACTATCCAGAAAGTATATATAACTATTGCTACTCTTCCCCCAATTCAATGTACATATAGAAAAAGGTTCAAATATATGTAAAAAAATAATTTGGTTTTAAGTTATATACCGATGCAATACACTGATCCaaatatattaacaaagctcgcgatacatcaagatcgtgccaaatgaagaacacgagagaaagagatcaaacacatagctactggtacataccctcagacccgagggtgaactactaaCTCCTCaccatggtggccgccgggatgatgaagatgaccttCGATGATGATTCCCTCCCACTGCAatgtgccggaatagggtcccgattgggttttcgtggctacaaaggcttgcagcggcggaacttctcatctagggttATTTTCGGTGGTTTtgatatttataggaatttttggcattggtttcatgTCAAGGGGGTGCCCGAGGGGCCAACAAGCTCGGGGGGCACGCCCTCGGGCTTGTGGCTCCCTCGTCCACTTCCTGGCCCAGCTCCGGTGTTTCgagggtctcttttggtccataaaaaatcaccgcaaattttcagcccattctgagaacttttatttctgcataaAAAAATGACACCACGATAGTTCAGCTAAAAACAtcgtcaatccgggttagttctaatcaaatcataccaaaaccatataaaattattataaacatggcatgaatacttcataaattatagatacattgaagATGTATCAGAGGGCTCCAAGACATTGCACTACAAACCGAAAGCTgcctttttttaaaaaaaaatcgaaAGCTGCCATTTTGGTGCTATTCCGAGCGGCTGTCGGCTCCAAATAGACCTTTTATCGTTTTACCCTCCCACCATTCCACATACTACAGCAAAATTGCCCTCATACCAGTTCCGCTCGATTTCTTCTATCTCCCCCAAACGAATGAACAAAGCAACAAAAGACAGGTCGATTAGAATTCGTCCTGCCTTCACCCACATCCGCGCCGCCACCAGCTCGATCTCCGGCCGGTGGAACGGATCCTCCGTGGCCCCAACCCTCCCCGCCCTCGGCGCCCACGCGCGCTCGGGTTGCTCACCCCGCCTCAGCCAGCCGGTCAAATAACCATCATCTTCGCCGTCCGATGAACATGCGGCCAACGCTGCGTCGACCTCCGACCACCCCAACAATGCCACGGGCTCCCAAT is drawn from Aegilops tauschii subsp. strangulata cultivar AL8/78 chromosome 1, Aet v6.0, whole genome shotgun sequence and contains these coding sequences:
- the LOC109766247 gene encoding uncharacterized protein; the encoded protein is MPPHVVHSRYPSPFTTANQCRSTRGRSTKAMTFNDPVAGVRPTPSPLVFFQFETVRAAWGDSPETTLHHPQPPQPNKMNHTHEEPPERSNSSVQVERWAPSRSSTGCRPRLDWVVVHVRLY